The following coding sequences lie in one Fusarium poae strain DAOMC 252244 chromosome 1, whole genome shotgun sequence genomic window:
- a CDS encoding hypothetical protein (TransMembrane:2 (i799-820o826-847i)), with product MDKKDWVVFEIRDNYPHIRKLRELLDQIYGGYFELSMINGTLVIRAPRRPSQDELYELSRTGRYRHYYEENESIRVFTDGSTSGKGGHTAGSGKRPLKSGSSSSQPLSVTAAEDRNAPDISQIPLFDSETQIVPPIESKLHAVLSPTHVVIQNTASNDGQNLRGLYAIPIESGETSNVFGVETRLSLNGPLAKSKDVVRKCAVKRLHESTSAEQFWTEYESLKRLTTLDHPHLIETLSVFRSETNGIQYFNFVFPLALSNLKRLFRDFFVPLPLRSRNIQSLWGQFPGLSSAVAHLHDSAHMAHRDIKPSNILIYEDPSRKDLILKLTDFGLSVDLSRARTWEQGSRARQSAWLYDSPEVRKASPMTEMAQSNEKISIPSASDLMSNDIWKLGCVFTEMLAYLVCGGSTGVNEFRDHITTTEDKISSDVFNDTRFDDGEQIKPQVLEFLERMACKDTRARMLQATISEMLSKSALRPTIKSVCDNLAQNNFPNIGYNDGVRVVRFVPADRLPYSRSDKWKLNIERWTGRPIDWAPLGRPQPKLDAGGFLATWNWNGVELFLGLSQDQHDRYRATCFPVTTNNVPLLPLAHQGQKSQKTASPLGNTNQLGNIVQPSQSSLGTNATVTNASPGRQPSVDTKDIYWCIERNFTEPTEIYLSPIQNAENLLDDEALFGQVNTAIGSTAGWIRRLFSWKRCTAIDFVQFLVIWENKDQVNPIQKELPPPTTPFYNHSVPSPHDFHMRAIGLQMVFGLRDPKKGRGERTIIGMLPKKTNPPPFSRRISEPGWGLHAKMGFSQRRFIVWLLLCVVLCAAFVVLWLVFISKTDLQNAFVPSALGAALLVIPLGLLQVA from the exons ATGGATAAGAAAGATTGGGTAGTATTTGAGATACGTGATAACTATCCACACATTCGTAAATTGCGCGAGCTTCTAGATCAAATCTACGGAGGCTACTTCGAGTTGTCG ATGATAAACGGTACGCTCGTGATTAGGGCTCCCCGAAGGCCATCTCAGGATGAATTATATGAACTCTCCAGAACAGGGAGATACCGTCACTATTACGAAGAAAATGAGTCTATCAGAGTCTTTACCGACGGGTCCACTAGTGGTAAAGGAGGACATACAGCAGGTTCCGGAAAACGACCATTAAAATCCGGTTCGTCCTCGAGCCAACCGCTATCAGTAACCGCAGCTGAAGATCGCAACGCTCCTGATATCAGCCAAATTCCATTATTTGACTCAGAAACACAAATTGTCCCCCCAATAGAATCGAAGTTGCATGCGGTTTTGAGCCCTACCCATGTTGTTATTCAGAACACCGCATCTAATGACGGACAAAATCTACGAGGCTTGTATGCAATTCCGATAGAAAGCGGCGAGACGTCCAACGTATTTGGCGTGGAGACTCGTCTGTCGCTAAATGGGCCTCTTGCGAAATCAAAAGATGTTGTCAGAAAG TGTGCGGTCAAACGACTTCATGAATCCACAAGTGCTGAGCAATTCTGGACTGAATACGAATCCTTGAAGCGCCTCACAACATTGGATCATCCTCACTTGATTGAAACCCTTTCTGTCTTCCGATCGGAGACCAACGGGATTCAGTACTTTAATTTTGTGTTTCCACTTGCGCTTTCTAACCTGAAGCGCCTCTTTCGAGACTTCTTTGTCCCCCTGCCTCTCAGAAGTCGAAATATTCAGTCTCTGTGGGGGCAGTTCCCTGGACTTTCAAGCGCTGTTGCTCATCTCCATGATTCTGCCCATATGGCCCATCGCGATATCAAACCATCCAATATTTTGATATACGAAGATCCATCGAGAAAAGATCTAATCTTGAAACTTACTGACTTTGGCCTATCAGTTGACCTATCTAGAGCCAGGACCTGGGAGCAAGGTAGTCGAGCACGTCAGTCAGCTTGGCTCTATGACTCTCCTGAAGTTCGAAAAGCATCTCCTATGACTGAAATGGCTCAGTCCAATGAAAAGATCAGTATTCCTTCTGCTTCAGATCTAATGTCGAATGATATCTGGAAATTGGGGTGTGTGTTTACTGAAATGCTCGCCTACCTAGTCTGTGGAGGTTCCACGGGTGTAAATGAATTCCGTGACCACATAACCACAACAGAAGACAAAATATCTTCCGACGTATTTAACGATACACGCTTCGATGACGGTGAGCAGATCAAGCCTCAGGTCCTTGAGTTTCTGGAAAGAATGGCCTGTAAGGATACTCGAGCCAGGATGCTACAGGCTACAATCAGCGAGATGCTATCCAAGTCGGCCTTGAGACCTACAATAAAGAGCGTTTGTGACAATTTGGCACAA AATAACTTTCCGAATATTGGCTACAATGATGGCGTCAGGGTGGTTCGGTTTGTCCCAGCAGACCGTTTACCATACTCCCGTTCCGACAAGTGGAAACTCAATATTGAGAGATGGACTGGCCGGCCAATCGATTGGGCACCATTGGGTCGGCCACAGCCTAAGCTTGATGCCGGTGGCTTTTTGGCAACCTGGAAT TGGAACGGAGTCGAACTTTTCTTGGGTCTCTCTCAGGATCAGCATGATCGTTACAGAGCGACATGCTTCCCTGTCACCACAAACAACGTTCCACTTCTTCCTTTGGCGCATCAAGGTCAGAAGTCACAAAAGACTGCCAGTCCGCTCGGGAACACGAATCAATTAGGCAATATCGTTCAACCATCTCAGTCCTCTCTCGGCACCAATGCCACCGTGACCAATGCTTCTCCGGGGCGACAGCCTTCTGTCGACACAAAGGACATCTACTGGTGTATTGAAAGGAACTTCACAGAACCTACTGAGATATATCTCTCCCCCATACAAAACGCCGAGAACTTACTCGATGATGAAGCATTGTTCGGCCAGGTAAATACGGCAATCGGTAGTACAGCAGGTTGGATCCGTCGCCTATTTTCATGGAAGCGATGTACCGCGATTGACTTTGTTCAG TTCCTTGTTATATGGGAAAATAAAGACCAAGTTAATCCTATACAGAAAGAACTTCCTCCTCCTACTACTCCATTCTACAATCATTCTGTTCCTTCGCCACACGACTTTCACATGAGGGCAATTGGATTACAGATGGTTTTCGGGCTTCGAGATCCGAAGAAGGGAAGAGGAGAAAGAACCATCATTGGCATGCTCCCCAAAAAGACGAACCCTCCCCCATTCTCTAGGAGGATATCAGAGCCCGGTTGGGGCTTACATGCCAAGATGGGGTTTTCGCAGCGGAGATTTATTGtatggttgttgttgtgcgTTGTTTTATGTGCAGCTTTTGTGGTTTTATGGTTGGTTTTCATTAGCAAGACAGACCTACAGAATGCCTTTGTTCCAAGCGCGCTAGGCGCCGCTCTGCTGGTAATTCCTCTGGGCCTTCTTCAGGTAGCATAG
- a CDS encoding hypothetical protein (SECRETED:SignalP(1-24)) has product MSIQRTFFILLTLLFLVFIYDSYGPELEFSTPNFESERELEEHALYDARDGYCADTYVNDFGTTYFPRSQFVGTHGAIVTGWPAKGGYYKIKCSLAELDFLGLDRYNPTNRSENVDEEEAWCATLRQLRAKYYRNICDRIADGAYGIETPKVYIGWPTDGGVWALQATKLNATLRGLGRIENAFTMEERWQKIKEYGGTFYAEPKECPYLDLDGSKDPVIKKPDCGHLD; this is encoded by the coding sequence ATGTCCATACAAAGAACCTTCTTCATTTTACtcactcttctctttctggtTTTCATTTACGACTCCTATGGACCAGAACTAGAATTTTCCACTCCCAATTTCGAGTCAGAGCGAGAGCTAGAGGAGCACGCGCTATATGATGCCCGTGATGGCTACTGTGCTGACACATATGTAAACGACTTTGGAACCACCTACTTCCCTCGGTCTCAATTCGTTGGCACTCATGGCGCCATAGTAACAGGATGGCCCGCGAAAGGCGGTTATTACAAGATCAAATGTTCGCTAGCAGAACTCGACTTCCTCGGTCTCGATCGCTACAATCCCACCAATAGATCAGAGAACGtcgatgaggaagaggcttGGTGCGCTACGCTACGTCAGTTACGTGCCAAGTACTATCGCAATATCTGTGATAGAATTGCAGACGGAGCGTATGGCATAGAGACACCGAAGGTATATATTGGCTGGCCTACCGATGGAGGTGTGTGGGCTTTGCAGGCAACAAAATTAAACGCAACCCTTCGCGGACTAGGAAGAATTGAAAATGCCTTTACAATGGAGGAGCGCTGGCAAAAGATCAAAGAGTATGGTGGGACATTTTATGCTGAGCCGAAAGAATGTCCTTATCTTGATCTCGATGGCTCCAAGGACCCGGTGATCAAGAAACCTGATTGCGGGCATCTCGATTAG